TTGCGCTGTGAACTCGCCATGCCGGACGTGAGCCCCGAGCGCGTGTACCCGGGATGCGCGGCGACGCTGAGCACCGGTTCGCCCGCCGCGCGCAGCCGCCGGTCCAGCTCCAGCGCGAACACCTGGTTGGCCAGCTTCGACTGCCCGTAGGCCGGGTACGACAGGTAGCCCCGGGTCTCGAAGTTCGGATCGGCCAGATCGATCCGGCCGATTGCGGCGACCACGCTCGACACCGTCACCACCCGCGAGACACCCTCGGCGGCGCGCAACGCGGGCATCAGCAGCCAGGTCAGTGCGGCGTGCCCGACGTGGTTGGTCCCGAATTGCGTTTCAAGTCCGTCAACGGTGTGGCCCTTGGGCGGGGCCATCAAGCCGGCGTTGTTCAGCAGGACGTCGACCGAATCACCGGTGGTCTTGCGGATCTCCGCGGCGGCTTCACGCACCGAGGCCAGTGAGGCGAGGTCCAGCCGGACCAGCTCCGGCGCCGGGCCGGTGGCGACCTCGGCCACCTCGTCGAGCGCGCGCTGACCGCGTTCCGGCGACCGGCAGGCGAGCAGCACCCGCGCGCCCTTCTCCGCGAGCACCACCGCACTGCGCAGGCCGAGCCCGGAGTTGGCGCCGGTGATCACCACCGTGCGGCCGTCCTGCGCCGGGATGTCCGCCTCTGTCCACTTGGTCGAAGGCATGGCCCGAGACTATGCGCTCGGCGTGAGCAGGCGCCGCACCACACAGCCCGCGCGTGCCTTCGCCGGGCCGCCGAGCAGCAGGCTTTCCAGTGCGAGGCCGACCTTCGTCACCTGTTCGGCGGAGTCACCGGCCTCGGACAGCCCAGCCGCGTGGGCGAGCATCCGCAGCTCGGCCTCACGCACCGGGGCCGCTTCCGGGAACCGGCCGAGGTGGGCGTCGAGCACCGCGCGCAGGGTCGGCTGCGCCTCGGCGGCGGCCCGCCAGGCGCGGGTGACCGCGTCCAGCTCGTCCCCGTCGGTTTCGCACAGCTGGACCCGCAGGTGGCCGCCGAGGATCAGCGACCACTTGTACTGCAGGGCGAGCACCAGCTCGCGGTCGGAAGCGAACACCCCCGTGCGGGGCAGCGGCCCGGCGGGATCGCGTTTCGCCTGGCGCAGTGCGGCTTCGATGGCGTCGCGTCGGCGGTAGTAGTCGTGCCAGCTCATGGTTGGAGCCCCCTTGCCGTGAGCGGGGCCATACCGCAGGTTTGCGGCATACTCCCGGTACGGTCCTGACTGCCGGTACCGTACCACGGGTATGTTCCGTCGGATGTGTCGTAAGGTTGTGGCCGTGCTGACAAAGTGGTCGCTATGAGGTCCCGCCGGCTCGACTACTCGGAGTCGACCCGATCGGCACTGGTCACCAGCGCGGTGGAACTGTTCACCGAACGCGGTTACGCCGGCACCTCGCTCGACGAGATCGCCCGCCGCGCCCGGGTCACAAAAGGCGCGCTGTACCACCATTTCACCGGAAAGCAGGCATTGTTCGAAGCCGCTTTCGACGCGGTGGAAAACGAAGTGATCGACCGGCTGCGCCAGATCCGCAGTGGCCCCGAGCCGCCGTGGGACCGGGCGATCGACTGCCTGCGCACCTTTCTCAAGTGCTGCCTCGAACCGTCGTACCAGCGCGTGGTGGTGCACGAGGCGCCGGTGGTGATGGGCTGGGAGCGCTGGCGCCAGGCCGAGGAGCACTTCAGCTTCGGCCTGCTCCGCGACTGCATCGAGGAGCTGGTCGCCGCCGGTGAACTGGAGCAGGTGCCGGTGGACACCACCTCGAGGCTGCTGTTCGGCGCGTTGTCCTCGGCGGCCACGGTGATCGCCGGATCGGCGGATCCGGCCCAGGTCAGCGCCGAGGTGGAGGCCGTGGTGATCACCCTGCTGAGCCGGATCAGGGTGACCCCGGAGCACGCGTAGATTCGGTACCCGTGGAACTAAGGATCTTCACCGAGCCCCAGCAGGGGGCCAGCTACGACGACCAGCTGCGTGTCGCGAAGGCCGCCGAGGACCTCGGCTACGACGCGTTCTTCCGCTCCGACCACATCCTGAGGATGGGCTCGGCCACCGGGCTGCCGGGGCCCACCGACGCCTGGGTCACCCTCGGCGCGCTCGCCCGCGAGACCCGGCGCATCCGGCTCGGCACGCTGGTCACCGCCGCCACCTTCCGGCATCCGTCGATGCTGGCGATCGCGGTGGCGCAGGTGGACCAGATGTCCGGCGGTCGCGTCGAGTTCGGCCTCGGCTCCGGCTGGTACGACGCCGAGCACACCGCGTACGGCATCCCGATGCCCGCCATCAAGGAACGCTTCGACCTCTACAGCGAGCAGCTCGCCGTGCTCACCGGATTGTGGGAAACCCCGGAGGGGGAGACCTTCACCTTCGACGGGGAGCACTACCAGCTCAGCGAGGCGCCCGGCCTGCCGAAGCCGGCCCAGCGCCCGCGCCCGCCGGTGATCATCGGCGGCGGGGGCAAGAAGCGCACCCCGCAGCTCGCCGCGCGCTACGCCGACGAGTTCAACCTGCCCTTCACCGACGCCGACACCGCGCTCGCGCAGTTCCGGCGGGTGGAGGCGGCCGCCGCGGAGATCGGCCGCGACCCCAAGGAGATCGTGCGCTCGGCGGCCCAGGTGGTGGCGATCGGCCGCGACGAGGCCGAGTTCACCAAGCGGGCCGCAGCGATCGGGCGGGAGCCCGCCGAGGTCCGGCAGAACGGCATCGCCGGTACCACCGCCGAAGCCGTGGACAAGATCGGCACCTGGGCGGAGAAGACCGGGGTCACCCGGCTCTACCTGCAGGTGCTCGACCTGTCCGACCTGGACCACCTGGAGCTGATCAGCGCAGAGGTGGCGCGCCAGCTCGGCTGATCAGGAGTTCTGCAGCACGAAGGTGACACCGTCGGCGCTGGGGGTGGCCGGACGCGGCAGCCAGCGGTCCTCGCGGACCGGGAGGCCGCCCTCCAGCGCCGCCAGCACCGCGTCGCGCGCGGAGGCCAGCGCCTCGGTGACGGTCACCTCGTGGCCCACCTCGAACGACAGCGAGGTGACCCCGGCGTCGCGGATGCCGCACGGCACGATCTTGTCGAACGCGCTCAGGTCGGGATTGCAGTTCAGCTCGAAGCCGTGCATGGTCACCCCGCGCTGCACGCGGATGCCGATCGCGGCGATCTTGCGCTCGGGGCCGCGGTCGTCGGCCGGGATCCACACCCCGCTGCGGCCCTCGACCCGGCCGGCGTGCACGCCGAAGCCCTCGCACACCGCGATCAGGCCCTCTTCCAGGCGCCGCACGTACTGCACCACGTCGATCGGGTCGGCCAGCTTCACGATCGGGTAGCCGACCAGCTGCCCCGGCCCGTGCCAGGTGATCTTCCCGCCGCGGTCCACGTCGATCACCGGGGTGCCGTCGACCGGCCGATCACCCGGTTCGGTGCGCTTGCCCGCGGTGTACACCGACGGGTGCTCCAGCAGGAACATGGTGTCGGGCCCCTCGCCGTCGGCGCGGGCCGTCGCGGTCGTGCGTTGCAGTTCCCACGCTTCGAGGTAGTCGATCGTGCCGAGCAGGCGGACGTCGACGGCTTCGCGGGTGGCGCGGCAGGAGGAGGTCGTCACGCCCGCCACGCTACGCCGCCGGACCCCGATCCGATAAGACGGGCAGCAGGCGCAGTGCCACCGCTGAGACCAGGCCCACACCGCCGACGGCGAGCACCGCGCCGAGGGTGTCGGTGAGCCAGTGCACGGTGAGCACCACCCGGCAGGCCGCGGCCACCACGGTCGCGGCCAGCGCCCAGACCGTCATCCGGCGCACCAGCCGGGGCGCCAGCCAGGCGCACAGCAGCACCGCGGCGAACCCGGTGCTGGCCACGGACACCACGTGCCCGCTCGGATAGCTCAGGTCGGCGTACTCGCGCGGGCGGTCGCGCTCGAACAGCGGCTTGAACACGAAGCTGGTCAGCCGGCACAGCACCAGCACCGCGGTCACCCGCACCAGCACGCTGCCGGTGGCGCGATCGCCGCGCCGGTAGTTCAGCACGGCGGCGAAGACCAGGCCGAGCCCGAGCGCCACCGGCAGCACCGGGCCGAACACGTGGCTCAGCGCCCCGGCCACCACGCCCGGCGCGTCCAGCCATTCGCCGTGCAATGCCCACAGCAGCGCCAGGTCCAGTCCCCACGGCCGATCGCGGACGGCCAGGCCCAGCACGGTGAACGCGAGCAGCAGGACCCCGCCGAACAGGCCCCACCGGACGCTGAGCGCGCGTCTCAATCCGGCGGTCATCGGGAAACGGCCGCGGCGAGCGCTTCGCCGACGGTCTTGTGCTCGAACTCGAACCCGGCGTCCTCCAGTGCCCGCGGCACGGCCCGCTGGCTCGCCAGCGCCATTTCTTCGGCGGCCTGGCCGATCGCCAGCTTCATCGCCGGCGCCGGGACCCACCACGGGGCGGGGCGATTGAGCACGCGGCCGAACTCACGGGTGAATTCGGCGTTGGTCACCGGCAGCGGTCCGCAGACGTTCACCGCGCCGGAGAGGTTCTCGTTGGCCAGTGCGAACAACACCGCGGAAATGTGGTCCGCTTCGGAGATCCACGGCATGTACTGCGAGCCGTCGCCGAGTTTTCCGCCCAGTGCCAAGGAGAACAGCGGCTTGAGCGGACCGAGCAGACCGCCTTCGCCGGAGAGCACCAGCCCGGTGCGCAACCGCACCACGCGGGCGCCGCCCGCCGCCTCCGCGGCGTTTTCCCAAGCGGCGCAGAGGTCCGCGAGGAAGCCCTCGCCGTTCGGCGCGGATTCGTCCAGCAGCGCGGCACCGGCGTCACCGTAGTAACCGACGGCGGAAGCGTTGAGCAGCACGGGAATCCCGTGCTCGGCGACCGCTTCGGCGAGCACCTCGGTCGGCTCGACGCGGCTGTCGAGAATGACCTGCTTGCGCGCGGCGCTCCAGCGGGCGGGCAGCAGCGGTGCCCCGCACAGGTTGACCACCGCGTCGGTGCCGTCGAACGCGCCGTCCCCGACCCGGCCGGCCGGCGGGTCCCAGCTGTACTCGTCGCCCTTGCGGGTCTCGCGGCGGACGAGCCGGACGACCTCGTGGCCGTCGGCGCGCAGCCGGGCGGTCAGTGCGTTGCCGAGCAGGCCGCTGGACCCGGCGATGAGAACTCGCATGCCGTCGATCCTGCCACCACTCAGCGCAACTGGCCCGCGATGTCGGCCGCCGCCGCGAGCAGGACCAGTGCCGGGATCGCCGCGCGCGGGTTGAGGCGGTAGCTGCCCCGCTTGTCCTGCTCGACGATGCCGGCGCCGGTCAGTGCCTTGAGGTGGTGGTAGAACTGCCCGGCCGAGCCCAGTTCGGCGGCTTCCTGCAGTGCCGCGCCCGGTTGCGAGCCGTGCTCGGCGAGGTGCCGGACGATCGCCGAGCGAGCGGGGTGCGCGAGCGCCGACAGCACCTCGATGCGCGGCTGGTCCGCCAGCGCCAGCACCCGCGAGGACGGCAGGGCGACCTGCCACTGCAGCTCACCCGGCCGGGTCAGCCGACCGGCGTAGGTGATCAGCCCGCCGTCGTCCTCGGGCGGGGGTTCCGGCTCATCGCGGTGCTCCAGTGCGGCCACCCGGCGTTCCAGCTCGGCGACCCGCTCGCTCAGCTCGGCGCTCATCACACCAGCATGCCGGTCAGCCGCCGAGCGCTCGTGCCAGCCCGTCGAACCCGGCCGGGGTGCTCAACGCGGCCAGCCCGGCTTCGAGGAAACCGCCGGGTGCGGCCGCCTGTTCGTCGCTGATCCCGGTCAGCAGCAGAGCCAGCGAGCCGATGCGGCCGTCGCGCCAGCGCACGCTCATGCCCGTGGTCAGGGTCTTCGGCAGGCTGCCGCCCTTGAAGCCGACCGCCACGGCTCCGTCTGGCACCTTGCTCGCGAACGCCACTTCCAGGTGGTCACGGGCGATCCCACCCGTGTGAGCGACTGCGCGGTGCATGCTCGCCAGCTGCTCCGCCGTGCCGCGTCCGGTGCCCCGCGTCCACGGCCACTGAGCGTCGCTCGTGGCGGGCGTGGACGGGATTCGGTGCGCCACTTCGGTGCGGAACGCCTCGCTGTGGATGAACTTCGCGGCGAGCCGGTCGCCGATCGCGCGGCGCTGCGCGGGAGTGCGCCCGGCCAGCTCCGGCAGGATCAGCTGGAGCGTTTCTCCTTGCAGCGACCGGATGTCCGGCCGCCACCAGCCGCCGGCCGCGCCCGCCCGGTGCAACGCGCCGTCGCCGAGGCGGTGGCGCAGGTAGTCAGGGGCGGCGTTGTCGCTGTACAGGATCATCGAGCGGACCAGGTCGTCCAGCGCCACCCGTTGCTCGGGGTCGTGCGCGATGCCGAATTCGTCACACGGGACGCCGAGCGCGAGCAGCGACTGCCGGTGCGCGCCGCCGTCGGACACCCACGGGTGCCGGATGTCCCAGTCGCCGACCCGGATCCGCTCGGCCGGGTCGAGCCTGCCTTCGGCCACCGCCTGCCCGTACGCGGCCGCGTGCACCACCTTCACCGTCGAGGCCAGCACCATCGGCACGTCGGCGCGGTGCCGGATCCGGCGCCCGGTGCCGTCGTCCACCGCGGCACCGACGTTGCCGCGGTGCGCGGCCAGCCAGTCCAGCCATTCGCCGGCCGGGGTGGCCGCGCGCGCCCGGGGTGGTGGCAGCAACGCCACGGACCCGGCGACGGCAACCGACGCGAGCAACTTCCGGCGGTTCAACATCGGACCCTCCCTCTAGAATTCCGTAATTCTAGAATATTGGAGAAGTCGACTCTGTCAACCGGCCCCGGACAGCAGAACGGGGCACCACCGCGCAGGTGGTGCCCCGTTTCGAGCCGGGTGCTTACAGCCCCAGTTCGTCCTCGAAGTTGCCTTCCTCGAGGCGCTGCTTGATCGTGGTGACGAACCGGCCCGCGTCCGCGCCGTCGATCAGGCGGTGGTCGTAGGTCAGCGGCAGGAACGCCATCGACCGCACGGCGATGGTGTCGTTGCCGTCGCTGTCGCTGATCACCACCGGCCGCTTCACCACCGCGCCGGTGCCGAGCATGCCCGACTGCGGCTGCACGATGATCGGCGTGTCGAACAGCGCGCCGTTGCTGCCGATGTTGGTCACCGTGAAGGTGCCACCGGTCAGCTCGTCCGGCTTGATCTTGTTGGTCCGCGCGCGGGCCGCCAGGTCGGCGATCTTGTGCGCGAGCCCGGCCAGGTTCAGCTCACCGGCGTCGTGGATGACCACCGACAGCAGGCCCTTTTCGGTGTCCACGGCGATCCCGAGGTGGACCGCACCGTGGTAGGTGATCTCCTTGGTCTCCTCGTTGTACGACGCGTTCACGTTCGGGTGCTGCTTGAGCGCCTCGACCGTGGCCTTGGCGAAGAACGGCAGGAAGGTGAGGTTGATGCCCTCGCGCTCCTTGAACGCCGCCTTCGCCCGCTGGCGCAGCCGGGCGATCTTGGTCACGTCGACCTCGTGGACCTGGGTCAGCTGCGCGGAGACCTGGAGCGATTCCTTGGTCTTGAGCGCGGTGATCTGCCGGATCCGGTTGGCCTTCTGCACGGTGCCGCGCAGCGCCGACTTGTCCTGACCGCCGGCGGCCGGGGCCGGGGCGGCGGGTGCCGGAGCCTGCGACTGAGCCGGGGCCGAAGGCGCGGCAGCGGCGGGCGCCGAGGCGGCCTGCTTCTGCTTCTCCTCGACCGCGGCCAGCACGTCCTGCTTGCGGATGCGGCCACCGACCCCGCTGCCGGTCAGCGACGCGAGGTCGATGCCGTTCTCCGAAGCCAGCTTGCGCACCAGCGGCGTGACGTACGGCGAGGAAGCGCCGTTGGTGTCGGCCGCGGGCTTGCTCGGAGCGGACTGCTGCTGGGGAGCCGCCTGCTTCGGGGCTTCCTGCTTCGGCGCCTCGTGCCGGGGCGCCGACTGCTGGGGCGCCTGCTGCTGCGGTGCCGACTGCTGGGGCGCCGACTGCTGCGGGACCGGCTCGGTCTTGGGCTCTTCCTTCGGCTGCGGCGCGGCCTCGGCCTTGGGGGCCGACTGCTGCTGCGGAGCGGCACCCGCGTCGCCGACCACGGCCAGCTGACCGCCGACCTCGACGGTCTCGTCCTCACCGACGCTGATCTCCAGCACGGTGCCCGCCACCGGCGACGGCACCTCGGTGTCCACCTTGTCGGTGGAGATCTCGAGCAGCGGCTCGTCCACCTCGACGGTGTCGCCGACCTGCTTGAGCCAGCGGGTGACGGTGCCCTCGGTGACGCTCTCGCCCAGCTCGGGCAGGGTCACCGGGGTGCCCTGCGCGGAACCGGATGGGGCGGGCTGCGCCGCCGGGGCCTCCTCGCGCCGCGGCTCGGGCTCCGGCTCGGGTTCGGGCTGCGACTCCTGGGCCGGAGCCTGTTCCTGTGCGGGGGCCGACTGCTCGGCGGGCGCGGACTCGCCGCCGCCGGAGCCGTCGTCGATCACCGCGAGCTCGCCGCCGACCTCGACGGTCTCGTCCTCGGCGGCCACGATGCGCTGCACGGTGCCCGCCACCGGGGAGGGCACCTCGGTGTCCACCTTGTCGGTGGAGATCTCGAGCAATGGCTCGTCGACCTCGACCCGGTCACCCTCCTGCTTGAGCCACCGGGTGACGGTGCCCTCCGTGACGCTCTCCCCGAGCTCCGGCAATGTGACGGAGTAGGCCATTTTCTGCTGACTCCCTTGATGAAATGGTTCTGGTGCGGTCTTTGGGTTGGTACGCGGTCGTCAGCTGTGCACGTGCAGTGGCTTGCCTGCCAGGGCCAGGTGCGCTTCGCCGAGTGCCTCGGACTGGGTGGGGTGGGCGTGGATGAGCGGGGCGATGTCCTCCGGGAAGGCCTCCCAGTTGTAGATCAGCTGCGCTTCGCCGATCAGCTCGCCGACGCGGTCGCCGACCAGGTGCAGGCCGACCACCGGGCCGTCCGGCGCCTTGATCAGCTTCACCGCGCCGGAGGTCTTCAGGATCTGGCTCTTGCCGTTGCCGCCGAGGTCGTAGGTGAAGGTGACCACGTCGGCACCGTAGCGCTCCTTGGCCTGTGCCTCGGTGAGGCCGACCGAGGCGACCTCGGGGTGCGAGTAGGTCACCCGCGGGATACCCGCCTCGTCCACCGGGCGCGGGTCCAGTCCGGCGACCTCCTCGGCGACGAAGATGCCCTGCTGGAAACCGCGGTGCGCGAGCTGCAGGCCCGGCACGATGTCGCCGACCGCGTAGACGTTCGGCAGGTTGGTGCGCAGGCGCTCGTCGGTGAGCACGAACCCGCGCTCCATGCCGACCCCGGCCTCCTCGTAGCCGTGCCCGGCCGAGTTGGGCCCGCGGCCGACCGCGACCAGCAGCAGGTCGGCGTCGATGGTCTCGCCGGACTCCAGCGACACGCTCACGCCGTTGTCGTCCTGCTTGGCGCCGGTGAACTTGACCCCGGTCTTGAAGGCGATCTTGCGACGGCGGAAGGCGCGCTCGAGCTGCTTGGAGGCGAACTCGTCCTCGTTCGGGACCAGTCGCGGCAGCGCCTCGACGATGGTCACCTCGGTGCCGAAGGAGGCCCACACGCTGGCGAACTCCACCCCGATCACCCCGCCGCCGAGCACCACGGCCTTCTCCGGGATGTAGTCCAGCGACAGCGCCTGCTCGCTGGCGATGATCCGCCCGCCCAGCTCCAGGCCCGGCAGCGTCTTGGAGTACGAGCCGGTGGCCAGGATGACGTTCTTGCCGGTGTACCGGGTGCCGTCCACCTCGACGCTGGTGCCGCCGACGAAGGTGCCGCTGCCCTCGACCAGGGTGACCTTGTGGGCCTTTGCCAGGCCCTGCAGGCCCTTGTACAGCCGGGAGACGATCGAATCCTTGTACTTGTTCACCCCGGCGATGTCGACGCCCTCCAGGGTGGCCTTCACGCCGAACTGCTCGCTCTCGCGGGCCGAGTCGGCGACCTCCGCCGCGTGCAGCAGGGCCTTGGTCGGGATGCACCCGCGGTGCAGGCAGGTCCCACCCAGCTTGTCCTTCTCGATCAGGATGACGGAAAGGCCGAGCTCGGCCGCGCGGAAGGCCGCGGCGTACCCGCCTGATCCGCCACCGAGGATCACCAGGTCAGCGGAGGTGTCGGTCACGTTGAATACTCCTAGCAAGAGCTCGGCGATGATGCTCGTCCGCCCGCGCGCGAGTACTTCGCGCGCGCGGAACACACCTCATCTTGTCACCTCGTCCGGCACGCTTGCGACCTAGCCGGGTGTGTGCCGACACACCTGCTGGACCAGGGCGATAATGGACGTGTCAGCGGCTTCGAGAGAGGGTGGTCGGTGTGGGTCTGTTCGACTCGCTGCGCAGACGGGGCAAGGGCGGCTCGAAAGGTGGTGGCAAGCCCGGCACGCTGCGGAAATCCACTCCGGACGACACCCGTCACCTGGACGAGTGGGCGGCTCGGCGGAACGGGGTCGAGGCCTATGTGGAACCGCGGACCACGGTCACCGAGACCACCGTGGTGCTGATCGCGCACGACGGGGAGTGGACCCGGCGGCGCATCGGCAGCCTGGAAGCCGCGCAGCAGTTCGGCAAGAAGCGCTCGATCCCGGTCTACGAGGTGTCGAAGGTCGGCTACCCCAAGCGCATGCGCGAGTACACCGAGCGGCAGAAGCGCAGGCCGAACGCCGGTTAGGACTCCAGCAGCCGCAGGTGCTCTTCCATCAGCTCGCGGAAGGTGCGGTAGGTGCTGGTGCCGAGCAGCGGATCGGTCTGCACGACCACCCAGCCCGAGGACACGGGTGAGAGAAGGATCATGCTCTCGCCCCGCTCGCTGATCGGGACCACGCCGCCGTGCGCGGTCAGTTCGGCCGCGGCGAGCAGGCGCGGGAAGGCGACGTCGGCGGGCAGTCCGTCGGTGGTGCGCAGGAAATCCCGGTAGTCGGGCGGTAATTCCCGGCCGAGGCGGGCTTCCGCGGCGGTGATGTCCCTTGTGGACGCCGGGGCGCGGCCGGTCGCCTCGCGCAGTTCGAGGATGCGCTCGACCAGCGCGGGCCAGTCCAGCGAAGCGGTGTCCGCCGGGTACCGCGTGCGCAGGGCGGCGATCAGTTCGGCGGCCAGCGCGGTGGCGTGCTCCTCGCCGAGGCCGAGCGGGTCGGCTCCGGCCACCAGCAGCGGCGCGAGATGGCGGCAGGCCAGTGCGGCGGGCATCGACGGTCGCAGCGCGGCCCAGTCCGCCAGTGCCGCGCCCGCGGCGTCGTGGTCGCCGTCGCGGGCGAGGTCCTCGGCACGCAACAGCGTCGTTCTGGTCGGGTCGGGGTCGCCCTGTTCCAGGTGCTCGGCCAGGCCGGAGACGAGGCGCCCGGGCAGGGAGTCGCCGAGATCGCCCAGCAGGCCGGTCGGCAGCGACGACATCGGCCGGCTGAGGTAGGCGCGGTGCGCGGCCTCTTCGGCGTCGAGATCGAGGGGGAGCAGCGCGTCGGCCCAGGACGGCCGTTCGCCACGGGCTTCGAACAGCATCGCCCACGCGCGGGCGTGCACGGGAGTGGCCACCAGCGCGGTCGCCGGGCGCTCGGTGGCCGACAGCCAGGTGCGCACCAGCCGATCGGCCTCGCCGGGGAACCCGCTGCCTGCCAGCAGCAGCGCGGTGTCCCCGACGGTGCGGTCCACCTGCGGCTCACCGGCCGTGAGCACCGCGCTCACGGCCGGTTCGAGCTGTTCGTGCAAAGGGCTCAGCCGCGTTCGGCGATGTCCGCCAGCACCGCGGCGATGGTGCGCACCGGCACGCCGGTGCCGCCCTTGGCGGTGTAGCCCCACGGGCCGCCGGTGTTGAACGACGGGCCGGCGATGTCGATGTGGGCCCACGGCAGGTCCTCGGTGACGAACTCGCGCAGGAAGATCCCGGCCGCGAGCATGCCGCCCCAGCGGTGGCCGGTGACGTTGGCCAGGTCGGCCAGCCGCGAGTCGAGGTCGCCGCGCAGTTCCTCGGGCAGCGGCATGGCCCAGCCGCCCTCACCGGTGGCCCTGGCGATCTCGGCCACGCGGTCGCGGAACTCGTCCGAGCCCATGATCCCGGCGGTCCGGTTGCCGAGCGCCACCACCTGCGCGCCGGTCAGCGTGGAGGTCTCGATCAGGTAGTCCGGGTTCTCCTCACCGGCGCGCACGATCGCGTCGGCCAGCACCAGGCGGCCCTCGGCGTCGGTGTTGAGCACCTCGACGGTCTTGCCGCCGTACATGGTCAGCACGTCGCCGGGGCGGTAGGAGGTGCCCGACGGCAGGTTCTCCGCCAGCGGGATGTGCGCGACCACCTCGAGCGGGTACTTCAGCTTCGCGGCCAGCACCACCGACGCGAGCACGCCCGCCGCGCCGGACATGTCCGAGGTCATGTGGTCCATGTTCGCCGCGGGCTTGATCGAGATGCCGCCCGAGTCGAAGGTGATGCCCTTGCCGACCAGCGCGATCTTCTTCTTCGCCTTGGCGGGCGTGTAGGCGATGCGCAGCAGGCGCGGCTGGCGCGAGGAACCGCCGCCGACGCCGAGAATGCCGCCGAAGCCCTTGCGCTTGAGCGCCTTCTCGTCGAGCACCTCGATGTCCAGCTTGTTCGCGTCGGC
The genomic region above belongs to Amycolatopsis sp. YIM 10 and contains:
- a CDS encoding SMI1/KNR4 family protein encodes the protein MSAVLTAGEPQVDRTVGDTALLLAGSGFPGEADRLVRTWLSATERPATALVATPVHARAWAMLFEARGERPSWADALLPLDLDAEEAAHRAYLSRPMSSLPTGLLGDLGDSLPGRLVSGLAEHLEQGDPDPTRTTLLRAEDLARDGDHDAAGAALADWAALRPSMPAALACRHLAPLLVAGADPLGLGEEHATALAAELIAALRTRYPADTASLDWPALVERILELREATGRAPASTRDITAAEARLGRELPPDYRDFLRTTDGLPADVAFPRLLAAAELTAHGGVVPISERGESMILLSPVSSGWVVVQTDPLLGTSTYRTFRELMEEHLRLLES
- a CDS encoding leucyl aminopeptidase; translation: MTVPKLALSENTEAALGKTRAEVIVVGTVQGEDGLTLAPGAEAADAAFDGKLAEVLTTLGAAGKAEEVVKLPTLGRTGADVVLAVGLGKAGADGITAEQVRRASGAAARALAGTGRAFTTLSAVDLQATVEGTVLGAYTFTEYKSEPGDAPLSTVDIASPADGNAREHRATLKAATAIAEAVIVARDLINTPPNDLFPASFADRAKKLADANKLDIEVLDEKALKRKGFGGILGVGGGSSRQPRLLRIAYTPAKAKKKIALVGKGITFDSGGISIKPAANMDHMTSDMSGAAGVLASVVLAAKLKYPLEVVAHIPLAENLPSGTSYRPGDVLTMYGGKTVEVLNTDAEGRLVLADAIVRAGEENPDYLIETSTLTGAQVVALGNRTAGIMGSDEFRDRVAEIARATGEGGWAMPLPEELRGDLDSRLADLANVTGHRWGGMLAAGIFLREFVTEDLPWAHIDIAGPSFNTGGPWGYTAKGGTGVPVRTIAAVLADIAERG
- the lpdA gene encoding dihydrolipoyl dehydrogenase, which codes for MTDTSADLVILGGGSGGYAAAFRAAELGLSVILIEKDKLGGTCLHRGCIPTKALLHAAEVADSARESEQFGVKATLEGVDIAGVNKYKDSIVSRLYKGLQGLAKAHKVTLVEGSGTFVGGTSVEVDGTRYTGKNVILATGSYSKTLPGLELGGRIIASEQALSLDYIPEKAVVLGGGVIGVEFASVWASFGTEVTIVEALPRLVPNEDEFASKQLERAFRRRKIAFKTGVKFTGAKQDDNGVSVSLESGETIDADLLLVAVGRGPNSAGHGYEEAGVGMERGFVLTDERLRTNLPNVYAVGDIVPGLQLAHRGFQQGIFVAEEVAGLDPRPVDEAGIPRVTYSHPEVASVGLTEAQAKERYGADVVTFTYDLGGNGKSQILKTSGAVKLIKAPDGPVVGLHLVGDRVGELIGEAQLIYNWEAFPEDIAPLIHAHPTQSEALGEAHLALAGKPLHVHS
- a CDS encoding oxidoreductase, translating into MVGVGLFDSLRRRGKGGSKGGGKPGTLRKSTPDDTRHLDEWAARRNGVEAYVEPRTTVTETTVVLIAHDGEWTRRRIGSLEAAQQFGKKRSIPVYEVSKVGYPKRMREYTERQKRRPNAG